The following proteins are encoded in a genomic region of Corticium candelabrum chromosome 11, ooCorCand1.1, whole genome shotgun sequence:
- the LOC134186500 gene encoding tubulin epsilon chain-like isoform X4, which translates to MTQSIVVQIGQCGNQIGSRFWDLALREHASVNKKGVFDEPLSSFFRNVDTRYSEPVNIAVGSGDGKIKSLRARAVLIDMEEGVVSEVMRGPMRDVFDSQQLLTDVSGSGNNWAVGNRFYGQKFREQIMDIVRKQAEQCDCLQCFFLLHSMGGGTGSGVGTAILDLLKEEYPEIYRFAIAVYPSADDDVITSPYNSVLAMHELTEKADCVLPIENQALVDLVMTINKAAALKSDRSRVTLSSLSHEMKRHSSVTSGHGGISKDEKPFDAMNNIVAHLLLNMTSSSRFEGSLNVDLNEITMNLVPFPRLHYIVSSLSPLYWLADVKLAPRRMDQVFTDAFARDHQLIRADPRHSLYLACALLLRGKVSMSDIRRNIDRLRPSLKFVHWNQHGWKTGLCSVPPVGHLYSLLSLANNTCIKSTFTDIRTGFVKLYRRKAHLHHYTQVDGMELDQFQDSLESLSSLICDYESLDSQRDKQPETPPQLRVA; encoded by the exons ATGACCCAGTCTATCGTGGTGCAGA TTGGCCAATGTGGCAATCAG ATTGGCAGTAGATTCTGGGATTTGGCTCTAAGAGAGCATGCCTCCGTCAATAAA AAGGGAGTTTTTGATGAACCACTGAGCAGTTTCTTCAGAAACGTTGACACTAG gtattCGGAACCTGTCAATATTGCAGTAGGAAGTGGAGACGGGAAAATCAAATCTCTGCGAGCAAGA GCAGTTCTCATTGACATGGAGGAGGGCGTAGTCAGTGAAGTTATGAGGGGACCGATGAGAGATGTGTTTGACTCTCAGCAACTGTTAACAGACGTTTCAGGATCTGGGAACAACTG GGCAGTTGGTAACAGATTTTATGGACAGAAGTTTAGGGAACAGATAATGGATATTGTGAGAAAGCAAGCAGAACAATGCGACTGTCTGCAGTGCTTTTTTCTTCTTCATTCTATGGGAGGAG GCACTGGCTCTGGTGTTGGTACCGCAATACTGGATCTACTAAAGGAAGAGTATCCTGAGATCTACAG ATTCGCTATCGCAGTCTACCCTTCTGCTGATGACGACGTAATCACATCACCTTACAACAG TGTACTAGCAATGCACGAGCTGACGGAAAAGGCAGACTGTGTCTTGCCAATAGAGAATCAG GCCCTAGTAGATTTAGTAATGACCATCAACAAGGCAGCTGCACTCAAGAGTGACAGATCAAGAGTGACGTTGTCTTCTCTAAGTCACGAGATGAAGCGCCACTCTTCGGTCACATCGGGGCACGGCGGCATAAGCAAAGACGAAAAGCCGTTTGATGCAATGAACAACATAGTCGCTCATCTCCTGCTAAACATGACAAG CTCTTCGAGGTTTGAAGGATCACTGAATGTTGACTTGAACGAGATAACTATGAACCTAGTGCCATTTCCACGACTTCACTACATTGTATCAAGCCTGAGTCCTCTCTACTGGCTCGCAGACGTCAAGCTCGCTCCCCGGAG GATGGATCAGGTATTTACTGATGCCTTTGCCCGTGATCATCAACTGATACGAGCCGACCCCAGACACAGCCT CTATCTAGCATGTGCACTGCTGTTGCGAGGTAAAGTATCCATGTCCGACATCAGAAGAAACATAGACAG ACTCAGACCGTCGCTGAAATTTGTCCATTGGAACCAACATGGCTGGAAAACCGGTTTGTGTTCGGTCCCACCTGTTGGTCATCTCTACTCCCTCCTTAGCCTCGCAAACAACACATGCATCAAAAGCACATTTACAGACATTCGAACGGGATTCGTCAAGCTCTACAGACGAAAA GCACATCTCCACCACTACAC
- the LOC134186500 gene encoding tubulin epsilon chain-like isoform X3, producing the protein MFNRYTASCVIVLADIYLVGQCGNQIGSRFWDLALREHASVNKKGVFDEPLSSFFRNVDTRYDSILIGSGDGKIKSLRARAVLIDMEEGVVSEVMRGPMRDVFDSQQLLTDVSGSGNNWAVGNRFYGQKFREQIMDIVRKQAEQCDCLQCFFLLHSMGGGTGSGVGTAILDLLKEEYPEIYRFAIAVYPSADDDVITSPYNSVLAMHELTEKADCVLPIENQALVDLVMTINKAAALKSDRSRVTLSSLSHEMKRHSSVTSGHGGISKDEKPFDAMNNIVAHLLLNMTSSSRFEGSLNVDLNEITMNLVPFPRLHYIVSSLSPLYWLADVKLAPRRMDQVFTDAFARDHQLIRADPRHSLYLACALLLRGKVSMSDIRRNIDRLRPSLKFVHWNQHGWKTGLCSVPPVGHLYSLLSLANNTCIKSTFTDIRTGFVKLYRRKAHLHHYTQVDGMELDQFQDSLESLSSLICDYESLDSQRDKQPETPPQLRVA; encoded by the exons ATGTTTAACAGATATACTGCAAGCTGTGTGATTGTCTTGGCTGATATTTATCTAGTTGGCCAATGTGGCAATCAG ATTGGCAGTAGATTCTGGGATTTGGCTCTAAGAGAGCATGCCTCCGTCAATAAA AAGGGAGTTTTTGATGAACCACTGAGCAGTTTCTTCAGAAACGTTGACACTAGGTACGATTCGATATTGA TAGGAAGTGGAGACGGGAAAATCAAATCTCTGCGAGCAAGA GCAGTTCTCATTGACATGGAGGAGGGCGTAGTCAGTGAAGTTATGAGGGGACCGATGAGAGATGTGTTTGACTCTCAGCAACTGTTAACAGACGTTTCAGGATCTGGGAACAACTG GGCAGTTGGTAACAGATTTTATGGACAGAAGTTTAGGGAACAGATAATGGATATTGTGAGAAAGCAAGCAGAACAATGCGACTGTCTGCAGTGCTTTTTTCTTCTTCATTCTATGGGAGGAG GCACTGGCTCTGGTGTTGGTACCGCAATACTGGATCTACTAAAGGAAGAGTATCCTGAGATCTACAG ATTCGCTATCGCAGTCTACCCTTCTGCTGATGACGACGTAATCACATCACCTTACAACAG TGTACTAGCAATGCACGAGCTGACGGAAAAGGCAGACTGTGTCTTGCCAATAGAGAATCAG GCCCTAGTAGATTTAGTAATGACCATCAACAAGGCAGCTGCACTCAAGAGTGACAGATCAAGAGTGACGTTGTCTTCTCTAAGTCACGAGATGAAGCGCCACTCTTCGGTCACATCGGGGCACGGCGGCATAAGCAAAGACGAAAAGCCGTTTGATGCAATGAACAACATAGTCGCTCATCTCCTGCTAAACATGACAAG CTCTTCGAGGTTTGAAGGATCACTGAATGTTGACTTGAACGAGATAACTATGAACCTAGTGCCATTTCCACGACTTCACTACATTGTATCAAGCCTGAGTCCTCTCTACTGGCTCGCAGACGTCAAGCTCGCTCCCCGGAG GATGGATCAGGTATTTACTGATGCCTTTGCCCGTGATCATCAACTGATACGAGCCGACCCCAGACACAGCCT CTATCTAGCATGTGCACTGCTGTTGCGAGGTAAAGTATCCATGTCCGACATCAGAAGAAACATAGACAG ACTCAGACCGTCGCTGAAATTTGTCCATTGGAACCAACATGGCTGGAAAACCGGTTTGTGTTCGGTCCCACCTGTTGGTCATCTCTACTCCCTCCTTAGCCTCGCAAACAACACATGCATCAAAAGCACATTTACAGACATTCGAACGGGATTCGTCAAGCTCTACAGACGAAAA GCACATCTCCACCACTACAC
- the LOC134186500 gene encoding tubulin epsilon chain-like isoform X1: MFNRYTASCVIVLADIYLVGQCGNQIGSRFWDLALREHASVNKKGVFDEPLSSFFRNVDTRYSEPVNIAVGSGDGKIKSLRARAVLIDMEEGVVSEVMRGPMRDVFDSQQLLTDVSGSGNNWAVGNRFYGQKFREQIMDIVRKQAEQCDCLQCFFLLHSMGGGTGSGVGTAILDLLKEEYPEIYRFAIAVYPSADDDVITSPYNSVLAMHELTEKADCVLPIENQALVDLVMTINKAAALKSDRSRVTLSSLSHEMKRHSSVTSGHGGISKDEKPFDAMNNIVAHLLLNMTSSSRFEGSLNVDLNEITMNLVPFPRLHYIVSSLSPLYWLADVKLAPRRMDQVFTDAFARDHQLIRADPRHSLYLACALLLRGKVSMSDIRRNIDRLRPSLKFVHWNQHGWKTGLCSVPPVGHLYSLLSLANNTCIKSTFTDIRTGFVKLYRRKAHLHHYTQVDGMELDQFQDSLESLSSLICDYESLDSQRDKQPETPPQLRVA, translated from the exons ATGTTTAACAGATATACTGCAAGCTGTGTGATTGTCTTGGCTGATATTTATCTAGTTGGCCAATGTGGCAATCAG ATTGGCAGTAGATTCTGGGATTTGGCTCTAAGAGAGCATGCCTCCGTCAATAAA AAGGGAGTTTTTGATGAACCACTGAGCAGTTTCTTCAGAAACGTTGACACTAG gtattCGGAACCTGTCAATATTGCAGTAGGAAGTGGAGACGGGAAAATCAAATCTCTGCGAGCAAGA GCAGTTCTCATTGACATGGAGGAGGGCGTAGTCAGTGAAGTTATGAGGGGACCGATGAGAGATGTGTTTGACTCTCAGCAACTGTTAACAGACGTTTCAGGATCTGGGAACAACTG GGCAGTTGGTAACAGATTTTATGGACAGAAGTTTAGGGAACAGATAATGGATATTGTGAGAAAGCAAGCAGAACAATGCGACTGTCTGCAGTGCTTTTTTCTTCTTCATTCTATGGGAGGAG GCACTGGCTCTGGTGTTGGTACCGCAATACTGGATCTACTAAAGGAAGAGTATCCTGAGATCTACAG ATTCGCTATCGCAGTCTACCCTTCTGCTGATGACGACGTAATCACATCACCTTACAACAG TGTACTAGCAATGCACGAGCTGACGGAAAAGGCAGACTGTGTCTTGCCAATAGAGAATCAG GCCCTAGTAGATTTAGTAATGACCATCAACAAGGCAGCTGCACTCAAGAGTGACAGATCAAGAGTGACGTTGTCTTCTCTAAGTCACGAGATGAAGCGCCACTCTTCGGTCACATCGGGGCACGGCGGCATAAGCAAAGACGAAAAGCCGTTTGATGCAATGAACAACATAGTCGCTCATCTCCTGCTAAACATGACAAG CTCTTCGAGGTTTGAAGGATCACTGAATGTTGACTTGAACGAGATAACTATGAACCTAGTGCCATTTCCACGACTTCACTACATTGTATCAAGCCTGAGTCCTCTCTACTGGCTCGCAGACGTCAAGCTCGCTCCCCGGAG GATGGATCAGGTATTTACTGATGCCTTTGCCCGTGATCATCAACTGATACGAGCCGACCCCAGACACAGCCT CTATCTAGCATGTGCACTGCTGTTGCGAGGTAAAGTATCCATGTCCGACATCAGAAGAAACATAGACAG ACTCAGACCGTCGCTGAAATTTGTCCATTGGAACCAACATGGCTGGAAAACCGGTTTGTGTTCGGTCCCACCTGTTGGTCATCTCTACTCCCTCCTTAGCCTCGCAAACAACACATGCATCAAAAGCACATTTACAGACATTCGAACGGGATTCGTCAAGCTCTACAGACGAAAA GCACATCTCCACCACTACAC
- the LOC134186500 gene encoding tubulin epsilon chain-like isoform X2: MFNRYTASCVIVLADIYLVGQCGNQIGSRFWDLALREHASVNKGVFDEPLSSFFRNVDTRYSEPVNIAVGSGDGKIKSLRARAVLIDMEEGVVSEVMRGPMRDVFDSQQLLTDVSGSGNNWAVGNRFYGQKFREQIMDIVRKQAEQCDCLQCFFLLHSMGGGTGSGVGTAILDLLKEEYPEIYRFAIAVYPSADDDVITSPYNSVLAMHELTEKADCVLPIENQALVDLVMTINKAAALKSDRSRVTLSSLSHEMKRHSSVTSGHGGISKDEKPFDAMNNIVAHLLLNMTSSSRFEGSLNVDLNEITMNLVPFPRLHYIVSSLSPLYWLADVKLAPRRMDQVFTDAFARDHQLIRADPRHSLYLACALLLRGKVSMSDIRRNIDRLRPSLKFVHWNQHGWKTGLCSVPPVGHLYSLLSLANNTCIKSTFTDIRTGFVKLYRRKAHLHHYTQVDGMELDQFQDSLESLSSLICDYESLDSQRDKQPETPPQLRVA; encoded by the exons ATGTTTAACAGATATACTGCAAGCTGTGTGATTGTCTTGGCTGATATTTATCTAGTTGGCCAATGTGGCAATCAG ATTGGCAGTAGATTCTGGGATTTGGCTCTAAGAGAGCATGCCTCCGTCAATAAA GGAGTTTTTGATGAACCACTGAGCAGTTTCTTCAGAAACGTTGACACTAG gtattCGGAACCTGTCAATATTGCAGTAGGAAGTGGAGACGGGAAAATCAAATCTCTGCGAGCAAGA GCAGTTCTCATTGACATGGAGGAGGGCGTAGTCAGTGAAGTTATGAGGGGACCGATGAGAGATGTGTTTGACTCTCAGCAACTGTTAACAGACGTTTCAGGATCTGGGAACAACTG GGCAGTTGGTAACAGATTTTATGGACAGAAGTTTAGGGAACAGATAATGGATATTGTGAGAAAGCAAGCAGAACAATGCGACTGTCTGCAGTGCTTTTTTCTTCTTCATTCTATGGGAGGAG GCACTGGCTCTGGTGTTGGTACCGCAATACTGGATCTACTAAAGGAAGAGTATCCTGAGATCTACAG ATTCGCTATCGCAGTCTACCCTTCTGCTGATGACGACGTAATCACATCACCTTACAACAG TGTACTAGCAATGCACGAGCTGACGGAAAAGGCAGACTGTGTCTTGCCAATAGAGAATCAG GCCCTAGTAGATTTAGTAATGACCATCAACAAGGCAGCTGCACTCAAGAGTGACAGATCAAGAGTGACGTTGTCTTCTCTAAGTCACGAGATGAAGCGCCACTCTTCGGTCACATCGGGGCACGGCGGCATAAGCAAAGACGAAAAGCCGTTTGATGCAATGAACAACATAGTCGCTCATCTCCTGCTAAACATGACAAG CTCTTCGAGGTTTGAAGGATCACTGAATGTTGACTTGAACGAGATAACTATGAACCTAGTGCCATTTCCACGACTTCACTACATTGTATCAAGCCTGAGTCCTCTCTACTGGCTCGCAGACGTCAAGCTCGCTCCCCGGAG GATGGATCAGGTATTTACTGATGCCTTTGCCCGTGATCATCAACTGATACGAGCCGACCCCAGACACAGCCT CTATCTAGCATGTGCACTGCTGTTGCGAGGTAAAGTATCCATGTCCGACATCAGAAGAAACATAGACAG ACTCAGACCGTCGCTGAAATTTGTCCATTGGAACCAACATGGCTGGAAAACCGGTTTGTGTTCGGTCCCACCTGTTGGTCATCTCTACTCCCTCCTTAGCCTCGCAAACAACACATGCATCAAAAGCACATTTACAGACATTCGAACGGGATTCGTCAAGCTCTACAGACGAAAA GCACATCTCCACCACTACAC